The DNA region ATTCATGCGATATCGCTATCTTGAGCACATCAAAATGATTGATGGCCAGCTAGCTGGTCATGAAATGACCATTGCGAAGAGGTTTGTCGTTGTTACTGGATCGAGGGTAGGCTCAAGCGAAGACATCAAAGAAATCCCTATCCGGGTTGAACTTAAAGATGGCCTTTACTCTGTCTACATTGAAGATGGAGGTGATATTACTGCTTACAACATCGTTAGCAAATGGCGTCCAGGTGAAATTTGTTTACACGCTACCATCAATGGCACGCAAAAAATTACTGCGCAGGTTGAGCGTAAGGGTGTGAAATACGCTCTTGTTTTAGATGGCGCCCATTTTGAGTGCATGGTGCTTAGCCCCCTCGGTGCCGAGCTTCAGCGCCGTATGTTGGTCAAGATTCCGCCAGATACTTCTAAGTTAGTAATGTCGCCTATGCCAGGTCTATTGACAAATGTTTCTGTCAAAGTTGGCGAGACTGTTACAGCCGGTCAAAAATTAGCTGCCATTGAAGCGATGAAGATGGAAAACACGCTTGTTGCTGCTCAAGATGGTGTCGTTGCTGAAATCTGTGCCAATGTTGGTGAAAGCTTAGCAGTTGATCAGATGATCATTCGTTTTGACTAAGGCAATCATGACTAAACCATTCAAGATATTGGGGATTCAGCAGATTGCCATCGGCGGCGAAGATAAGGATCGTCTTCGTAAGCTTTGGATTGACTTATTAGGTTTTGAGTACAAAAGCACTTTTGTGTCCGAACGTGAAAACGTTGATGAAGATATTTGTGCAATCGGTAAGGGGCCCCATGAGATTGAAGTGGATTTGATGCAGCCATTCGATATTGAAAAGAAGCCCGCTGTTCATCAAACCCCCCTCAATCACGTTGGCTTATGGGTTGATGACCTTCCAAAGGCTGTCGAATGGTTATCTGCCCAAGGTCTTCGCTTTGCTCCTGGCGGGATACGTATGGGCGCCGCTGGTTATGACATTACATTTGTTCACCCCAAAGGAAATGAGGAGTTTCCTCTGTGCGGTGAGGGCGTATTGATTGAACTAGTTCAGGCACCACTAGATATCATTGCAAGCTTGAGTTCATAAGATCAAGAGAGTTCCAATTGACCCATATATTGGCCATCGATACCTCCTCAGCCTGGTGTTCGGTGGCTTTATCTTTAGCTAATGCTCCCCCCGTAGTTCGCCACCAAAAGGTGTCGGCTGGGGCTAGCCAACTTTTATTGCCTTGGGTTCAAGAGTTGCTATCTGAAGCTTCGATCGAACTTACCGAC from Polynucleobacter sp. AP-Elch-400A-B2 includes:
- a CDS encoding VOC family protein, whose product is MTKPFKILGIQQIAIGGEDKDRLRKLWIDLLGFEYKSTFVSERENVDEDICAIGKGPHEIEVDLMQPFDIEKKPAVHQTPLNHVGLWVDDLPKAVEWLSAQGLRFAPGGIRMGAAGYDITFVHPKGNEEFPLCGEGVLIELVQAPLDIIASLSS